TTAGAGCAAACTAAGAAAATGGCTTTGAGCAGGGGCTTGGATTAGATTGGTGTCCTTATGTGTTCAGATCTCCCCTTGAGTTCTACCCATTTTGAAAACAGCTTCCTGTACTCCTCCCTTTCTTTAGTCCTTGCAAATCCAGTTGGTATAGATAGGAATCAGCAAGCTGGCTGCATGGTGGGAGTGAGTAAGCATGAATGATGCCTACAGCTCATCCTTCTTGCTAAGACTAAATGTAGCAGCATCCACAAATCTTCCAGGGTGAGAAGGAGTTCAGAAGAAATGATCTTTAATGAAGGTTTTAAGAGGTACCGTGATgcccccaaaacacaacactaGAGGGAAGAGAGTTGAACAAGCACAAAATCTTCACAGGTGAAATCCTGTGGTGTAACCACATACAATTTCACTGTTACTGTCTTGCATAGATAGATGCATCTAGTCCTTTTTCCCACTAGCCTCTACATCTAAAACAGCAGTAAAGCTAACCCTGCAGGTACATTTAAAGCAAAAGGACAAGAATTTTGGCTCATTTAAGCAGCTTAGCCCGTGCAGagggaggaggatgtgctgTTTTATGGTTTCACTACCTGTTGCTTTTTACTCGTCCATAATCACCACTTGCCAGTTGGGAtggtgggatgctgcagtgTTGAACTACGTAACAGTTTAACTGAATAACAGAACTGAAGCACAGATGCTTCTACCCtcttgttctttgttttgtcCGAGCtcttagattggatacaagaaagaagttctttactgtaagggtggtgaggcactggaatgggctgcccagggaggttgtgagtgctccatccctggcagtgttcaaggccaggtgggacacagccttgggtgggatggtttagtgtgaggtgttcctgcccatgcaggggggttgaaactggatgaccttaaggtcgcttccaaccctAAGCATTCTATCATTCCATGATTCGTTTCCAGACCGCTGCCCGATCACTTTCGTGCTTGTCACAGCCAGAGTTATGGGGAGGGGAAGGTAAGATTAGATATCAAGGTTGGCCACCAAGATAATGGTAAAACATTTGCTCTTTGCTCAAATATGAGCAAAAAGTAGTGGATTTTGTCACTTTGTGTTTTACAGCCATCTCAAACCCCAAAGTGGAGGCGAAGCTTATACCCAGCCCAGACAAAGCTGAGGATGCCGAGACAGTGGTGGGGATGAGCTGCTCAGCAACAGGAAAACCAGCTCCAAAAATCACCTGGCACCTTCCCAGCGTCCTGCAGCTGAAACCGAGGGAGTACCACGTCCAGCTTGGCAACCAGACCGTGGCTGTCATCAGCAATTTCACCCACACCTACTCCAGAATCCTCCAGGAATACCCCATCACCTGCGAGATCCAGCACCCCTCTCTAAACGTGACCCTGGTTCTGCCCATGGACAGCCTGGTGCAGGGTCAGTGTGtaatcctgctcctgccctggagTGGGGAGGGAACCGCTAAATACCTCCTGGGTTAGAACAGGGAACTCCTCAGAGGTGCAGGTGGGGAAGGCACCTGGAAGAGCAGCCTTGGGATGGATAGAAGAGGTGCCAGCGAACATGCAGGTACCCTGGGTGATGGCATACAATGGCTTACTGCCCATCGGGTCCCCTATGTGCCTCAGCCTCCCTGCCTCTGCTAAGGACTCACAGGGTTTCCTTATCATGTAGGATATGGACACACCATCCACATGTGCTGGCTTTGGGTAGCTCAGCGGGCTGGGTGATGCACACCCAACCACGGCATTAGACCCCAAGGACAGGCCTGCTGGCAGTGCCACTTGTGCGCATGCTGGCATTGGCTCCAAGTGCCCCCGTCCACCCTGTCTCACTCCAGGGACTGGCCAAGGGATGTTAGAAATGGGTCTGGGGATTTTTATTATCTTCATGCACAAATTGAGTATCCGCTGCTTTCCCCACAGGTCCGGATAGCCGGGACAGCAGTGTGGCACCTGCCATTGTCATTGCAGCGGGGGTCCTGGTCCCCCTGacttccctcctccttcttgTCTGCCTCCTCCACCGCTGTCTCAGGCACCAACGTGGCCCAGAGAGAAACCCAGCATGGCCATGCTGGGTAGGTTTGCCTTtccccagggtgctgctgggctcACCTCCACCGGTGACAGGGCTCGAGGCCAGgacccagctctgctcagccagcccAGGGCAGGATGCGCGCTGCACAGCCCAGGCTGCACCTGCATTGGAGAGGGACAAAGGGAATAGCCCCCAGCCAGCCAGCTGGACGGCAGCGTTTTGGGAAGGGGAAACCTGAAGGTGTTGAGTCAGGCCCATAGGTACCCAACGGTGATGGCAGCTACAGATTGTCCACTTTCTCAATGACAAGGCATGCTGTGAGTTAAGCATTGCTCTGTTACTACATTTATGGGCAAAACATTTGTGCAAACAGTGGCCATACCCTCCCGCCCTTCTTTTGCATCTCCTAAAATACCCTCCCAATTGCATGGCTAGAGCCGCTTGTGAAGGAAGCAGCTTCAAGGACACATCTCAGACAAAGTGGGGTCTTAGAGGAAGAGGATGCCTCTCTGAGGAAAGCCCagggtgctgcagtgcagcaggggctgagctgctgctggttgTCCCGATGCAGGGGATGAAGGATGCAAACTGGAGGTGGGGGTAAGCCAAGAGAGGTGGCATCGTTTCAGAAAACTCAGCCCAGTTTTATGCTGAAGGCACCTCAGCCTCCTCGTGGGCTATGCCCAGAGGGTGCACCCTGGCATCTGATGGAGGGTTTGGAGGAGAGAAAGCAGTGGGAGGAAATGCGATACATGTCTTCAATGGGCATCATGCTTCATGCTATGGGCATCGCGCTATGGGCATCAGCTAGGTCCAAGCTGGAGACTACGAGGAGGGGCTGTGAGGGGAAAACTTCAGTCTCTCACACAGAGAGACACAAGGACCTATTTGGTAGCACAAACAGCCAGGACCTTTACCCCCCCCCAACTTTAAATATCCATACattttgaagaaggaaaaaccccaacaacctcTCTTCTGTTAGGTCTTTCCTGCCTGTAGCAAGGCCAAGAAGTGtgggcagcacagagctgcgGGCAGGGAGGCACCATCAGTGTCCCCCCAGCCCCGGCACACCACTGAACGCCTGAGCAGCTGCTCGCCCTCCACATGCGGGAGAGGAACTTCTTCCAACAGAACCTCAGGCTTCCAAGCAAACCTGCCGTGACTCGCTCCAAGAGGAATACAAAAGACTGTTAATAAAAGatacttatttattttgtgaCACTGTAATATTCCGTTTtgtaggggaagaaaaagctgtaaagTATTTATTTGAGGCTCAGGGTGGCTGCCTGGATCTGCGTCATGAAACTCACGGGTTGTGTTTTCCGAGGGTTTCCATGTtatgtttgttcttttccttaacGTTGCAAGCTCAAAACTGGGTGGCGGGTTGCTTGAAATAGAGCAGCATCTTGTAGGGGTGCTGGCCTGGGAGGTGCCAAAGTAGAGCCCCACGAGGAGCCAGGGTGCAGAAAACCCCATGGCTGCGCTGTGTGAGCTTTAGGGTGATGAACCTGTTCCCCAACGGGCATGAGAGATCAGGCCAAGACTGCAACCAGCCTGAACATGCAACCCAGGCACCCGGAGAAACAGTCCAAGCCAGGACTCATTAGGCACGAGGAAATTGCCAACTCCATCTTCCGCCAGCCTTTCCTAGAAAGTaatgtaaataatgtaaaagcaaaggccacagagatgcttcCCCACTTACTTTTCCCTGTGATTTCCACAGCCCCCTTTTTAATCCCCCTAATCCATCCCAGCTGTGCTCCCAGGCATCCCACCTGCCTGCATGAGGCAGTAGGGAAATAAAAGGGCAGTTGGAGGGGGCAGTAGGTTGCCTGGTGGttattgtgtgtgtgttgcgGTGTGGTGGAATGTGAGTGCAGTGGGAAGTAAGGGGCTGCAGGTTGCATGTGGGAAGCTATGTACTAGTATCGGGGCAACAAATATTCTTTACTGCCAGGATTCATTGCTTATAACCCTCAGGTAATTCCCTGAAACCCTATGTCCATGAAATCTTTCCTTGTAGACCCAGGAAGGAGAAATGAGGTTGCCCAGGGCATGAGGTTTTGTGGGGAGCATTAAGACATCTGGTGCAGGCTGGTTCCtctcctcctggcttcctggaGTAAGCATGTGTCATCTGGATTTTCCTCACCCGCCTATTTCAAACGCGCATCCCGGATGAATCGGGCTGAGTTGCAGTCAGAAACCCAGGTAGCCTAAATGAAAGTGACTGTGTAAGTTGAGAATGAATAAGTCCTTGTCATTCAATGCCTTTTTAGGCCCCCTAATGCTTAGTAATAGCACAGCTGGTGAGTGTGTGGAAAAGGGAACTGGCTGCAGCCATCGCAATCAGGAATTTCTCTCCTGAGCCCCATAATTGTCAAAGGAGGAAGTTGCACTTTGTCCAAGCTTTCCCACCATTGCAGCttaatttcctcctcctgtggGAGGGAAGGGACCAGGGGAGAAGCAAGTTTTATCCCCTTGGTTGGCGGTTTGTGGGGGGCAGGACGCAGGCAAGAGGGCAAGGCTCATCCCTTGGCAATGCTCCTGAACAGGCTGTGCAACGTCAGCCCTTACCACTCATCAGCATCCGTGCTTGCACTTCGGGGGGCATTTGGAGAggcctgtttgagttttaaaagAAGGCTTCCATTAATGTTCAAACTAATAtatctttttaaagagaagagTCTTACAGAAACAGGGGTCTCTGGATGTGGTTAATAAAAAGGATCTTCAGAGGGAATAGGGAAAGGCACAAAGCTGGTGAGAAACCTTTATAAACCCAGGAAGACTGCAGAGGTTAGCTATTAATTTGTACATTCTGAGCACGTGGAGTGAGGGAAAGCAGGGTTCAGGGTCCATGTATGGGTGGGATTGTGGTTTCTTTGCTATTTAGGTCAATGTTGAACTGTGAAAGCTTTTTTAGGTGTCTGCTTATGAGCACGATAGGACCAGAGGCTTAATGAGAGAACTTAAACATTATCACTTTGTCTGTCCCAGTATCAGAATGAGAACAGGAAATGACATAAAAAGGCAGAACTCTAAAAACCAATACATTTATTTACCTTCATGCTGTATAAAGCCAGCTACTAAAGCACGCCATAAATTGTTATGTGGTAGTGCTGTGGAGTCTGGCTTCATGTAGCAATGAAAGGGATATAAGCATACAGGCTATGTAAAATTAACTGGCTGTTAGCTGGGAAAAATAATGGAGTATGAAACGGATACAAACCACCTTTCAGGGAACAAACATGCACATGATTGAGGGCATCACAGGTTTTTACTGTGGGTGAGTAACATCCTACCTACTGTTTGAGGTTTCCTTGTGATTATCTTGCGCTTCTCTGGCTCAGTTAACAACTGACATAATCGATGTGAACAATTTGGCAGTAATCCATAATTAATGCTAACAATTTGGCAGTAATCCTGTGGAGGTGATATTTCAGATGGGTTTATACATATGCTTAGTACTTCCTTTAATAAACAGTACCTAGGCTATGAAACGTTGTGGGGTTTGAGTAGGTCTTGAGAAGTAAAAATGAAACTGGTACGGAATTAAAGTGGCATAGATTGCTTTATTGTGCTGCTCCAATAGCAGTGGTATGAAGCAGGTAAGTAAAGGGAAACAGAGCGTATTTGCCAAGTTTACTCTACAGGAATGTTCTGAGCTAATATTGCCACAACCAGAgagtaaaaaacccaacaacaaccaaacaaaggAATCTCGGGTTATTCTCTGTCTCAAGTCTGGGCTGGTTTTGGACTGAGTCAACACTGTCTTAAGCCACCTCCTGTCATTGCAGCTTTTCCAGCCCAGGGCAACAGTGGTGTTGATGCAGAGCATAATTTTCCCCTAACAGGTAGAAAAGGGCAAATGGGAATGCCACCCTCCTGCTTGCCTCTTGTGTGGGTAAGACTGGCTCTGGGAAATCTGCTTCTCTCTGCAAACCAAATGGGATTATTTAGCCCGCACTTCTCAGCTCTGGGATCCTTTGAACCTGATATTAGTCAGCTTGTTTTAACTCATGTAGGACCTTAACACGGTGTCCTCTTAAGCTGTATattatatgtatacatataggTATGTAACAAAGGGTCCTCAGGCTATGTAATATGTCCAGGTTCCTGGTTTTGCATGCCAGGCTGTTTCAGAGATGTACCAAGTACCATGTTGATGGTTTCCTCTGCTGGGTACCACGTTCCCAGCTCTAAGAGAGCAGTAAAGGAATTGCCCCAGGAGCTCTTGCTGAAGATGTGTCTTTGAAATAGAGCTGAAATGCTGCCCTTCGATGTTTTACAAGGCACTGCCTGAACCCAGTGCTGGCAGAGGCATGGGTCTAAATccacacagagaaaaggaacTTTGTTTTGCTGAGAGAAGATTGAAAGCATCattcattatttctttgtttcataaCTCTTGGGAAATAATTCATCCACTAAATAACACGCCAGTAGATTTTCTTATGAATTTAGACATGGAAGGAAATATAACCTGCTCTTTTCCATTCAGTTTTCAGCACTAAGTCCCTGCAAATCACCTGAAATAAGAGAATGCACTAATTgagtgcatttttctttctttcataaatGGGAATATTGAACCAGGCagataaaaatcaaacataTTCTTGTTTTCACTCTTGGTATACCAGAAATGGCTCTATTTTGAAAGCCATACAATGGGCCTTCTCATACGtccactgctttcctctttGTTCACATAAAGCTGTGTGTGAGAGGGGTACTGAACTCCTGTCCAAGCTCTTTGTAGATGGATTCTGCTGTAGTCTGCTCATTTTTGGGGTCTTAGCTGCCTATTGGCTGAGTAAAAGGAAATCTCTTTCTTTGCTACAGGTTTTTCTCTAAATTCCAGAACCTACacacaaagaggagaaaaaggggaATGTCCTAGTATAGTTTTCTGAAGATATTTGCATATCTGCTTCAGAGCAGTGTAATTTAAGGGCATTAAAAGTAGGCTGTCTCTTTTCTATAGGGGATTTATTAGTAGAAGCAAGGTGTCAGTTCTCTAGTCAATACTTCAGTATTTGGCTATGTATATAACGtcagcatttatttctgaagatCTTCATTGTAAAGGTTTCTGACCGCGTCAAGACAATCAGAAAGCATCCCTCAGAGCCTAGCTCGGGCTGCACCACCAACAGAAAGTGCTGAGCTCCCTGCAGGCTCCAGGAAAGGGCGGAAATCTTCCGACTAGGATGCAGAAGAAGAAGGTGGCAAATTGCGGATCATGGGTAATAGCATCCCAGCCTGAAAGGGATGTGATGCGCCAGGCTCTCCAGTGAGCTCTTGTGTCCTGTGGTCACAGTGCAGTTTTAAGTTCTCCAGTCTCAGGTTTGTGACTCTGTGTCAACCTGATGTGGAAGTGGCAGACACAGATTTGGAGGCCAACTTGGAAAACCTGAAGCCAGAAGCTGCCAGGAAACAGCACCAGTCATCACTAGGGTgacactttcttttcctgtaaggTGAGCAAGAAGGTCTGGGAACCCCCTACTTGATTCTATACAGCTTCCTTTGTTCCCTTAGCAcatttcttctccctctgtCTTTTTTCTGGTCCATGGGATTCAGACATGATACTGTGCTATCAACCAGTGCAAAACTGCTGTGAGCAACAGAAACTTCGACCTTTGCTGTTGCTTGAACCTGGCCATATAGTTTGCCTCTCCTGGCCTGTTTGAAGTTGTTTCCTGTCCCTGATGTTATTCCATCTCATTACACCTTTGAAGATGCTGTTCTCTTGCCTGGATCACAACTCCCCTTCTGGGCACCCCTTGCCCTTCTCCATCCAGGACTGTCACAGGGCTCAGCTGGGAAGTGGGAGttagggaagaaggaggaaaggagaaggaaccAGGGCAAAAGGGCACACACAGAGCCTGAGGGCAGGGGAAGGACTCTAAGTGGAGCCAAACTCCCAGTTCCAGTGGGAATGATCTTTCAGGCTGGCAGTTTATTAGAAAACAAGTCCTTAGGAGGTGGCTGCTTCCAGGAGAAACAATTCTCACAAGATAAGCTTTGCAATGAGAACGCTATCTGGGATCTATACCTCTCTGTGGCCTCCCTCTCACTTCTGCAGGGCATTAGCAGGCTAATGGGGGTGAGAAGTTTGGCCAGTTTGACAGAGAAGATGTGCCAAGAGCTTGGAAAGAGGTGTTTGAGGAGTGCTTGGAAAGTGTACCACTAAAGTGCATGAGCGAGTGCCCTGTTTTGTGAAGCCTGCCAACTTAATCCAAGTGATGGACGGTCTCTTTTTGCCCCTTGTTTGGTGCCAGCTGCTGCATGACATGAGACTGCCCATAGGCAATGCAGCCAGGGCCGGGCATGGCTGGGAGCTGATGCTGTGGGAGGGAGGTGGCACTGGGGATCACATTTCACGTTCCCCAGTCGGTTTCTGATCAAAAGTATAAAACCCCCATAACTTCCTAACTGAAGTAAACAGGAAATGAGGGGGGTGAACCTTTTGAGCCAGCGATAACCTGCGCTCAGTGTGTCTGCACTGCATCAGCTGCATGATGTCTGCCCCTCTTACTCAGCAATCCAGTGTGCCTGGGCTTGCAGCTATGTGCAAGCCaacatttcctttcctctgcacCTTATCAGCTACAGGCTGTGACCAGGAGCAGGGTTCCTTTGGACTCTGGCAGAACTGAGAACAAGAAGCATGAACCgacagaaaggcagagaaaacacagttctgtaATACTGATGATGAAGTGTCCTTCTCTTCACTTGTAGTTCTCCTCTTTGGCATCAGTGGGAATAGCAAAACTAAAGCCTGAGAAAGAGAGTGGCTCCAGACTTCCGTTCTATTTTTGTCCCTTCATAAAATAAGAACTCATTAGTTAAGGTCAGACTCTCCAGTAATTACAGTCCAAACACACTGCTTTATCTGAGAAGTTGAAAGCATTGAGGTCTGGCTTGGACAAGCAGTCCTCTGGACTAGCTCTTTGTAAAGAGCCAACCCCATCTTCCAGTGCCTTGGATAAATGCCTGGAACGAGAAAACCAGCcagtttctttttgtgtgcaAAACTCAGGAGCTacataaaataaaggaaaaggcaaGGAGGAGGGATGTGAGAAACAACGTAAGATGCTGAACATACTCTGCTTCCACAATCTAACTTGTTACCAGGACCTGGTAGAGGTCAGCCTTTCTCGTATGTTGTCATTTTGTATGCAAGCGTGTAGAGGCAATGTTTCGCCCCACAGCATGCAGCTGGCTGGTAGAATCCTTGCCTGTGTCAAAATGCAGCATGATTCAGAGGGGAAAGGTTGCTGCTGTAATAAAGGTACCGCTGCCTGGATAATGAGGTTTCTAGAAGGGGAGAAGTGGGCACCATCTAAGATGATTGCGTCCACCTCCCTTCTCAAATATGAAAATGAAGATAAACCTCCACAAAGCTCTTTATGCATGTGACCCTCTACTGGTGCCTGCACCTGGGTCTGCTTCCCCGTCTCCAGCTGTGCTCCAGGGACTGATGAAAGGAGCAGATCTGCTCTGCTCCATCTACTCTTGGGTGCAAGATCCATGTTGTAGTGATATTCATGTTGTTTCCTTAGCGTTAACTAGGGATGGGTGTTTGCCTGGGGCAGCAAGTGTGTGTCTCCCTGTAACTGCCTAAGTGCACTGAGTGCATTCCCCTCCACTTGCTCTTTGGCCCTCCTAGCCCAGGAAAGTCCCTGTATGACCTCCACGGCACTAGCTGCATCCTCCTCTCTTGTCCTTGCCCTCCCTTTGTTGTCTCGAGTTGCTTCTGCAAGAACCTCTGATGTTTGtttttgctgtgggtttttggtttgcCAGCTAAGTGTCTGAGTGGTGTTGGCAATTCTGACCCTGGGAAAGGGTACATGAGTGAGTTGCCATGGCTTTCTCTACTGCATGCTGCTGAGtttgccctggagcatcacttGGCAATCCCCACAGTGTTCACTTCAAATCACAGAGAGGTGGGTCCCAAAATGCTACCCCCTGACTGCTCCTTGGGGTAAGGCAATGCCTTCTGCCTAGGTCAGGAGTCTGGGAAAGAAGAGACTGAGATGGGAGCTGGCATCGGAAGGGAGAGTTGGTAGAGTCggtgaaagggaaagaagctgACAATTCCCAAGGGACTCTGTGGAAAGGCTCTGACCCAGCGGTGTGCACTGATTTCACTTCCCTGCTCTTTGCCTGCAGTGCAAACTGGTGTTGTGAGGCCCAGTGAGAAGCTGGACAGAGCCCCTTCCCGTAACAGAGGTGCCAAGAAGGATGTTCTGGAGTCCATCTTGCCCTTTTATGGATCAACCTACAATGTTTGGGCTAGGAATAAACCCATGGAAACCTGCAAGAAACCTAAAACCTTATGCTACTCCTCCTGATGGAGGGAAGAGTCAAATTCATAGATGGACACAGAGAGAATGTATAAGATGCTTGATTCTCCTATTTTCCTTTAAGATAGCATAGAAAGGAGACTTCAGCCAAACCTGCCCTCTGCAGAGACTCCTTTCATAATCTAATTTGTAGCTTTGGTTTTCTGGTGAGCTGGGGCGAAGCAATGGCATCCGCAGGTGTTTCCCCATTGCCTTCTTGGTGGAGAAGCATCTCCTGCTCTTGCTTGTGAGTCCTCTGTGCCAGGTCCAGAGGAGGAGACCTCCCTGAGGAGCCCAGTATTGATGCCTACCTTTGCTTACCAGGAAGATCCCACATTTACACCTTGTGAAGTGCAAGTCTTTCTGATGGCACTCGTAGGGGAGCTCAGCAAATGGAGCTAACAAGGGGCAACACCAAGCTTTGCTGCTGGGGTAAGA
This Lathamus discolor isolate bLatDis1 chromosome 4, bLatDis1.hap1, whole genome shotgun sequence DNA region includes the following protein-coding sequences:
- the LOC136012920 gene encoding OX-2 membrane glycoprotein-like isoform X1 encodes the protein MIVTSLLFSCICAFASGSVQVMHRKVQSVRAGGNVTFACQSVTKEDVLQVTWQKEADGADDNIATYSMMNGQKIAKGYVGHVSFAHRELRASAISLHGVTLQDEGCYKCIFNTFPSGALTGRMCLKVYAISNPKVEAKLIPSPDKAEDAETVVGMSCSATGKPAPKITWHLPSVLQLKPREYHVQLGNQTVAVISNFTHTYSRILQEYPITCEIQHPSLNVTLVLPMDSLVQGPDSRDSSVAPAIVIAAGVLVPLTSLLLLVCLLHRCLRHQRGPERNPAWPCWVGLPFPRVLLGSPPPVTGLEARTQLCSASPGQDARCTAQAAPALERDKGNSPQPASWTAAFWEGET
- the LOC136012920 gene encoding OX-2 membrane glycoprotein-like isoform X2 → MIVTSLLFSCICAFASGSVQVMHRKVQSVRAGGNVTFACQSVTKEDVLQVTWQKEADGADDNIATYSMMNGQKIAKGYVGHVSFAHRELRASAISLHGVTLQDEGCYKCIFNTFPSGALTGRMCLKVYAISNPKVEAKLIPSPDKAEDAETVVGMSCSATGKPAPKITWHLPSVLQLKPREYHVQLGNQTVAVISNFTHTYSRILQEYPITCEIQHPSLNVTLVLPMDSLVQGPDSRDSSVAPAIVIAAGVLVPLTSLLLLVCLLHRCLRHQRGPERNPAWPCWVFPACSKAKKCGQHRAAGREAPSVSPQPRHTTERLSSCSPSTCGRGTSSNRTSGFQANLP